In Syntrophales bacterium, one genomic interval encodes:
- the selA gene encoding L-seryl-tRNA(Sec) selenium transferase — MNMKGEKGGEEQAGEKERNSMDERKKALLSSLPSIDELLVLLEKKGIYEKAPREIVKATCRQVVEDLRHTIMKTGGEEISIRLPVAKQVADKVTEIIEVLHQYRLRRVVNATGTILHTNLGRAPLCREALERVLEVGGGYSNLEFDLARGQRGLRYDHIQSILCALSGAEDALIVNNNAAAVLLILNTLAEGKEVIVSRGELIEIGGEFRIPEVMAKSGAHLREVGTTNRTRISDYENAIGENTGLILKVHTSNFKMMGFTEDTGLASLVALGEKRGVPVMEDLGSGCFLELDHYGLEREPTVSDVMETGVDVVSFSGDKLLGGPQAGIILGKRELLQRIKKNPLNRVVRIDKLTLAALEATMIQYLRPEKAACRLRVLKTLTEPLTDVTKRAKRLLAMLRRARLKGLVLSLKKGFSMAGGGSLPTCEIPTMLLAVQPGCMSANSLEERLRCLDVPIIARVAEEQVLFDLRTVEEEEFAFIRDGLKHAVST, encoded by the coding sequence ATGAATATGAAGGGTGAGAAGGGAGGAGAGGAACAGGCAGGGGAAAAGGAAAGGAATAGTATGGATGAGCGGAAAAAAGCATTGTTGAGCAGTCTTCCCAGCATTGATGAATTGCTGGTCCTTTTAGAAAAAAAGGGGATTTATGAAAAGGCGCCGCGGGAGATCGTAAAAGCTACCTGCCGGCAGGTGGTGGAAGATCTACGACACACAATTATGAAAACAGGGGGGGAGGAAATAAGTATCCGCCTGCCTGTGGCAAAGCAGGTTGCAGATAAGGTTACCGAAATCATCGAAGTCCTTCACCAATACCGTCTCCGCAGAGTTGTGAATGCAACGGGAACCATCCTGCATACCAATCTGGGCAGGGCCCCCCTCTGCAGGGAAGCCCTCGAAAGGGTGCTGGAGGTCGGCGGAGGATACTCAAACCTCGAGTTTGACCTGGCCAGGGGACAGAGAGGTCTCCGATATGACCATATACAGAGTATTCTCTGTGCCCTGTCAGGGGCGGAAGATGCCTTGATCGTCAATAATAATGCCGCTGCCGTCCTGCTGATTCTCAACACCTTAGCCGAGGGGAAGGAGGTCATCGTCTCGAGGGGAGAACTTATTGAAATCGGCGGTGAGTTCCGCATACCGGAGGTGATGGCCAAAAGCGGAGCCCACCTTAGGGAAGTGGGTACAACCAACCGAACCCGTATCAGCGATTATGAAAACGCCATCGGGGAAAATACCGGGCTTATCCTGAAGGTCCACACCAGTAATTTCAAGATGATGGGCTTTACCGAGGATACGGGGCTTGCATCACTGGTGGCGCTCGGTGAAAAACGTGGCGTGCCGGTAATGGAGGACCTGGGAAGCGGCTGTTTTCTCGAGCTGGACCATTATGGTCTGGAGAGGGAACCTACTGTTTCCGATGTCATGGAAACGGGAGTGGATGTGGTCTCTTTCAGTGGCGATAAACTGTTAGGTGGCCCCCAGGCGGGCATTATCCTTGGGAAAAGGGAACTCCTCCAGCGGATTAAGAAGAATCCCCTCAACCGGGTAGTCCGGATTGACAAATTGACCCTCGCCGCTCTCGAGGCAACGATGATCCAGTATTTGCGTCCGGAGAAGGCGGCCTGCCGTCTCCGGGTTCTAAAGACCCTGACGGAACCCCTGACGGATGTTACAAAGAGGGCAAAGAGGCTTCTGGCCATGCTGAGAAGAGCCCGCCTAAAAGGGTTAGTTTTATCTCTGAAGAAGGGATTCTCTATGGCCGGGGGAGGGTCTCTTCCCACCTGCGAGATTCCGACGATGCTGCTGGCCGTTCAACCGGGATGCATGTCGGCCAACTCCCTGGAGGAACGCCTGAGGTGTCTCGATGTCCCTATTATTGCGAGGGTCGCCGAAGAACAGGTCCTTTTTGATTTGAGAACGGTTGAAGAGGAGGAATTTGCCTTCATCAGAGATGGATTGAAACACGCCGTTTCCACATGA
- the prfA gene encoding peptide chain release factor 1 has product MFDRLKDVETRYEELERRLSNPDIVAKPQVYQKYAREHADLRDLVKTYREYEKTRGRLEEDQDLLRGNDEELKEIVKEEIPQLRENLVVLEDRLKILLLPRDQNDDRNVLLEIRAGTGGDEAGLFAGDLFRMYARHAELNRWKVEVMSSNPAGGVGGFKEIIALIEGKGAYSKLKYESGVHRVQRVPITEAQGRIHTSAVTVAVLPEAEEVEVHIDPNELRIDVYHSSGHGGQSVNTTDSAVRITHLPTSLVVTCQDEKSQLKNKAKAMKILRARLLDMMVKKQNAEISEARKSQVGSGDRSERIRTYNFPQGRVTDHRIGLTRYDLENFLDGNIQEIIDALTTHFQAEALKQSLH; this is encoded by the coding sequence ATGTTCGACAGACTTAAAGATGTTGAGACAAGGTATGAAGAACTGGAAAGGCGATTGAGTAACCCTGACATCGTCGCCAAACCCCAGGTCTATCAGAAATATGCCAGGGAGCATGCAGATCTACGTGATCTTGTGAAAACTTACAGGGAATACGAGAAAACAAGAGGCCGTCTCGAGGAAGACCAGGATCTCCTGCGGGGAAATGACGAGGAGCTGAAAGAAATCGTCAAGGAGGAGATACCTCAGCTTAGGGAAAACTTAGTAGTTTTAGAAGACAGATTAAAGATTCTCCTCCTTCCCAGGGACCAGAATGATGACAGGAATGTGCTCCTCGAAATCAGGGCGGGCACCGGTGGTGATGAGGCGGGGCTTTTCGCCGGGGACCTTTTCCGGATGTATGCAAGACATGCGGAACTAAACCGGTGGAAGGTAGAGGTAATGAGCAGTAACCCGGCCGGTGGCGTAGGGGGCTTTAAGGAAATCATCGCCCTCATTGAAGGGAAAGGTGCCTATAGCAAGCTAAAGTACGAAAGCGGCGTCCACCGGGTCCAGAGGGTTCCCATTACAGAGGCCCAGGGACGTATCCATACCTCTGCGGTTACGGTAGCCGTCCTTCCGGAGGCAGAAGAGGTAGAAGTTCATATTGATCCCAATGAATTGCGAATTGATGTCTATCACTCCAGCGGCCATGGGGGACAGAGTGTAAATACGACAGATTCTGCCGTAAGGATTACCCACCTGCCCACCTCTCTGGTGGTTACCTGCCAGGATGAGAAATCCCAGCTTAAAAATAAGGCAAAGGCCATGAAGATCCTGAGGGCGAGGCTACTGGACATGATGGTGAAGAAGCAGAACGCAGAGATCTCGGAAGCGAGAAAAAGCCAGGTGGGAAGCGGGGATAGAAGTGAGAGGATCAGAACTTATAATTTCCCCCAGGGAAGAGTTACCGATCACCGTATAGGCCTGACACGTTATGATCTGGAGAATTTTCTTGATGGAAACATCCAGGAGATAATTGATGCCCTGACAACCCATTTCCAGGCCGAGGCGTTGAAACAATCTCTCCATTAG
- a CDS encoding RluA family pseudouridine synthase → MSEKYTFIVACHESGLRLDIFLSRKDLTLSRSQIKRAVDEGLVLVNDLKVKAGYKLRNGDTVHLCKKAAASYHVLPQKIPLTIVYEDPFLLVVDKPAGMVVHPAPGHDRGTLVNALLFHCKDLSGIGGVLRPGIIHRLDKGTSGLLVVAKSDEAHRGLAAQFKKHQVQKSYKVLVYGDVEGDQGMIDASVGRHPVDRKKMSTRSRRGREAITRWRVSKRYRVATLLDVDTETGRTHQIRVHLNAMSYPVVGDNIYGSSRRVGAIGDPLLRAEMRTMTRQALHASRIAFSHPINNAEMTFSSPMPDDMARLCDFLRRRNHLV, encoded by the coding sequence ATGAGTGAGAAATATACATTTATTGTGGCATGTCATGAAAGCGGCCTGAGGCTTGACATCTTCCTCTCCCGAAAGGACCTGACTCTATCCCGTTCACAGATCAAGAGGGCTGTGGATGAAGGACTGGTGCTGGTTAACGATCTAAAAGTAAAGGCAGGCTACAAATTAAGAAACGGCGATACCGTTCACCTCTGCAAGAAGGCAGCGGCAAGCTACCATGTCCTTCCCCAGAAGATTCCCCTGACCATTGTTTATGAAGATCCCTTTCTCCTTGTGGTTGACAAACCTGCCGGGATGGTCGTCCATCCAGCGCCGGGTCACGATCGGGGCACCCTGGTCAATGCCCTCCTCTTCCACTGCAAGGATCTCTCAGGAATCGGGGGGGTCTTGAGACCCGGAATTATTCACCGCCTGGATAAGGGAACATCCGGCCTGCTGGTCGTGGCCAAATCCGATGAAGCCCACCGGGGGCTTGCCGCCCAGTTCAAGAAACATCAGGTTCAGAAAAGTTACAAGGTTCTCGTGTATGGAGATGTGGAAGGGGATCAGGGCATGATTGATGCGTCGGTGGGAAGGCACCCCGTGGATCGAAAGAAGATGTCCACGAGGAGCAGGAGGGGAAGGGAGGCCATCACACGCTGGCGGGTCTCCAAGAGGTACCGGGTGGCAACCCTCCTCGATGTGGATACGGAAACGGGAAGGACTCACCAGATCAGGGTCCACTTAAACGCCATGAGTTACCCTGTGGTGGGGGACAACATCTACGGCAGCTCAAGAAGAGTCGGCGCCATAGGGGATCCGCTTCTGAGGGCAGAGATGAGAACAATGACCAGGCAGGCGCTGCATGCAAGCCGGATTGCCTTCTCCCACCCCATTAACAATGCGGAAATGACTTTTTCGTCTCCCATGCCGGACGACATGGCCAGGCTCTGTGATTTTCTCAGGCGTAGAAATCATCTTGTATGA
- a CDS encoding site-specific DNA-methyltransferase encodes MEQIKTKIENGDCLEVLKRYPDNFFNLIITSPPYADSRSKTYGGIKPNEYVEWFLPRAKEFLRVLKIDGTFVLNIKEKAVNGERHTYVIELILALRKQGWLWTEEFVWHKKNCFPGKWPNRFRDSWERCLQFNKSKKFNMYQEEVMVTMGDWAKTRLKKLSDTDRTRDESKVNSGFGKNISNWVGRDVAYPTNVLHFATECYNKNHSAVFPKSLPEWFIKLFTKEYDWVLDPFAGSGTTAEVAQNLNRNSVGIDVLPEYCKLAQKRTAQYQYRICEDEAEYETNNQRKTNNQRKNSGVCREKDTGVSSQPNRKVEETQIESGTQA; translated from the coding sequence ATGGAACAAATTAAAACAAAAATAGAAAATGGTGACTGCTTAGAGGTGCTTAAACGGTATCCAGATAATTTCTTTAATTTAATTATCACTTCACCACCGTATGCAGATAGTAGAAGTAAAACATACGGCGGCATCAAACCAAATGAATATGTTGAATGGTTTTTGCCACGAGCAAAAGAATTCCTTCGGGTTCTAAAGATAGATGGCACTTTTGTTCTCAACATAAAAGAAAAAGCGGTCAATGGAGAACGCCATACATACGTAATAGAGTTAATATTAGCCTTACGTAAGCAGGGGTGGCTTTGGACAGAGGAGTTTGTATGGCATAAAAAGAATTGTTTCCCTGGAAAATGGCCGAACCGCTTTAGAGACTCATGGGAACGTTGTCTGCAATTTAACAAATCCAAGAAGTTCAATATGTACCAGGAAGAAGTCATGGTTACTATGGGTGATTGGGCAAAAACTCGCTTAAAAAAACTCAGCGACACTGACCGTACCAGGGATGAATCAAAAGTTAATAGCGGGTTTGGCAAGAATATTTCAAACTGGGTAGGTCGAGACGTGGCTTATCCTACAAATGTTTTGCATTTTGCAACCGAGTGTTACAACAAAAATCACAGCGCAGTTTTCCCAAAATCTCTACCGGAATGGTTTATTAAATTGTTCACAAAAGAGTACGATTGGGTACTTGACCCTTTTGCCGGTTCCGGCACTACCGCAGAGGTGGCCCAAAACTTAAACAGAAACTCCGTGGGCATTGATGTTCTTCCTGAATATTGCAAACTTGCACAAAAAAGGACAGCCCAGTATCAGTACAGAATATGCGAGGACGAAGCTGAATATGAAACCAATAACCAAAGAAAAACCAATAACCAAAGAAAAAATAGCGGAGTATGTCGAGAGAAAGATACCGGAGTTTCATCACAACCGAATAGAAAAGTTGAAGAAACTCAAATTGAAAGCGGTACTCAAGCGTAA
- the rho gene encoding transcription termination factor Rho codes for MNIEEIKRQPISRLTSMAKELNVNGASGLRRQDLIFAILQAQAEKNGVISGAGVLEILPDGFGFLRAVDYNYLPSPDDIYISPSQIRRFSMRTGDTVSGEVRPPKEGEKYFALLKVDTVNFENPEAARDKILFDNLTPLYPQEKLNLEANPGNLSTRIIDLFTPIGKGQRGLIVSPPRAGKTVLLQDIAHSITTNHKEVILMVLLIDERPEEVTDMQRNVAGEVISSTFDEPAARHVQVAEMVIEKAKRLVEHNRDVVILLDSITRLARAYNTVVPPSGKVLSGGVDSNALHKPKRFFGAARNIENGGSLTIISTALIDTGSRMDEVIFEEFKGTGNMELHLDRRIADRRVFPAFDLIRSGTRKEELLILKHNLNRIWILRRLLQEMNPLDAMEFIIDKIRKTETNQAFLDSMNQ; via the coding sequence ATGAATATTGAGGAAATCAAGAGACAACCAATCAGTAGGCTTACAAGTATGGCCAAAGAGTTAAATGTCAATGGTGCCAGCGGCCTGAGGAGGCAGGATCTGATCTTTGCTATTCTGCAGGCCCAAGCAGAAAAAAATGGGGTGATTTCCGGGGCCGGTGTTCTGGAAATCCTGCCGGATGGTTTTGGCTTTCTCCGGGCGGTAGATTATAACTATCTCCCCAGTCCAGATGATATCTATATTTCCCCCTCGCAGATCCGAAGATTCAGTATGAGGACCGGAGACACGGTCTCAGGTGAGGTCAGACCACCCAAGGAGGGAGAGAAATATTTTGCCCTTCTCAAGGTGGATACGGTCAATTTTGAGAATCCCGAGGCAGCGAGAGACAAAATCCTCTTCGACAACCTCACACCACTTTATCCTCAGGAGAAACTGAACCTTGAGGCCAATCCGGGAAACTTATCCACAAGGATTATAGACCTTTTTACGCCCATCGGTAAAGGTCAGAGGGGGCTGATCGTGTCCCCCCCGAGGGCGGGTAAAACGGTTTTACTTCAGGATATAGCCCACAGTATTACCACTAACCATAAAGAGGTCATTTTGATGGTTCTGCTGATTGATGAACGTCCCGAAGAAGTGACCGATATGCAGCGAAATGTGGCGGGGGAGGTCATATCCTCGACCTTTGATGAGCCGGCTGCACGGCACGTCCAGGTTGCCGAAATGGTCATTGAAAAGGCGAAGCGTCTCGTCGAACATAACAGGGATGTCGTCATCCTTCTTGACAGTATCACCAGGCTGGCCAGGGCCTATAATACGGTGGTTCCACCCAGCGGCAAGGTCCTGTCCGGTGGCGTTGATTCCAATGCCCTGCACAAACCGAAACGATTCTTCGGCGCCGCCAGGAACATCGAAAATGGGGGCAGCCTGACCATTATTTCCACAGCCCTCATTGACACAGGAAGCAGAATGGATGAAGTCATCTTTGAAGAGTTCAAGGGAACCGGAAACATGGAACTGCACTTAGATCGCAGGATCGCTGATAGAAGGGTGTTTCCCGCCTTTGACCTCATCCGTTCCGGTACCAGAAAGGAAGAACTCCTGATACTGAAGCATAACCTCAACAGGATATGGATATTAAGGAGGCTTCTTCAGGAGATGAATCCGTTGGATGCCATGGAATTTATCATTGACAAGATACGGAAGACAGAAACGAATCAGGCCTTCTTAGATTCCATGAATCAGTAA
- a CDS encoding PmeII family type II restriction endonuclease, giving the protein MTKEKIAEYVERKIPEFHHNRIEKLKKLKLKAVLKRKNPYLFKVKHITTAGDFIKTILDAHLSSQEETLFGSFLEGLAIYICNYVYHGSKSSAEGIDLELEKDSAKYIVSIKSGPNWGNSSQINKMKDNFSKAKRILGTNIASSLNVIAVNGCCYGKDNNPDKGEYLKLCGQRFWAFISGNDNLYTEIIEPLGHRAKEKNDQFLEEDSKVINKFSLEFMEMFCDSTGAIHWEKVIQFNSGKK; this is encoded by the coding sequence ATAACCAAAGAAAAAATAGCGGAGTATGTCGAGAGAAAGATACCGGAGTTTCATCACAACCGAATAGAAAAGTTGAAGAAACTCAAATTGAAAGCGGTACTCAAGCGTAAAAATCCTTATCTTTTCAAGGTCAAGCATATCACTACCGCTGGCGATTTTATAAAAACGATTCTTGATGCTCATTTATCCTCACAAGAAGAAACATTATTCGGTAGCTTTCTCGAAGGATTAGCAATTTATATTTGCAACTATGTTTATCATGGCAGCAAATCCTCTGCCGAAGGAATTGACTTAGAGCTTGAAAAAGATAGTGCTAAATACATTGTTTCCATTAAATCTGGGCCAAACTGGGGTAACTCAAGCCAGATCAATAAAATGAAGGATAATTTTAGCAAGGCCAAGCGTATTTTGGGAACCAACATTGCTTCATCTCTCAATGTTATTGCAGTCAATGGTTGTTGTTACGGCAAAGACAACAATCCCGACAAAGGCGAATACCTGAAATTGTGTGGACAAAGATTTTGGGCCTTTATTTCTGGCAACGACAACTTATATACTGAAATTATCGAACCTCTTGGGCATCGAGCAAAAGAGAAAAACGATCAATTTCTTGAAGAAGACAGCAAGGTTATCAATAAGTTTTCCCTTGAATTTATGGAAATGTTTTGCGATTCAACCGGAGCAATTCATTGGGAAAAAGTAATTCAATTCAACTCAGGAAAGAAATAA
- the rpmE gene encoding 50S ribosomal protein L31 yields MKKGIHPEYKKTTITCVCGNVIETMSTKQGIKVDICSRCHPFMTGKQKIVDTAGRVERFHKKYGVKQ; encoded by the coding sequence ATGAAAAAAGGTATTCATCCAGAATATAAGAAAACAACAATTACCTGCGTCTGTGGGAACGTCATTGAGACCATGTCTACCAAACAGGGCATAAAGGTGGATATATGTTCCCGCTGCCACCCTTTTATGACGGGCAAACAGAAGATCGTTGATACCGCCGGCCGTGTGGAACGGTTCCATAAGAAGTACGGGGTAAAACAATAG